The following coding sequences lie in one Candidatus Eremiobacterota bacterium genomic window:
- a CDS encoding glycine C-acetyltransferase, with protein MNAAFEARLNADLDALRAAGTYKRLRHLTGPMAAEVHMEEAGDVIVLSSNNYLGLADHPDVVAAGIAGLKKYGAGTASVRFICGTFDVHRELEEKIAAVFGFEAALSYVSCWTANEGLIPTIATAGNTIISDELNHASIIDGCRLAGAKRARYKHGDMADLEQKLREAEGTAFIVTDGVFSMEGSIAKLPEIVELARKYGAVTIVDDSHGTGVMGRTGRGTIEHFGLEGKIDILTGTLGKALGGAAGGFVAGSKALVDTLVQRSRTQLFSNALPATVAASALKAIEILESQPQLVEQQRENTRYFRDGLKRLGFKPLEGPSAIVPIIVGDTAFAIAMSDRLLQEGVFVTGFGFPVVPEGTARVRVQISSALTREELDRALAAFEKIGRALGVIASTVTA; from the coding sequence ATGAACGCCGCCTTCGAAGCCCGCCTCAACGCCGACCTCGACGCCCTGCGCGCCGCCGGGACGTACAAGCGCCTGCGCCACCTCACCGGGCCGATGGCCGCCGAGGTGCACATGGAGGAGGCGGGCGACGTGATCGTCCTCTCCTCGAACAACTATCTCGGCTTGGCGGACCATCCGGACGTCGTCGCCGCCGGGATCGCGGGGCTCAAGAAGTACGGCGCCGGCACCGCCTCGGTGCGCTTCATCTGCGGCACCTTCGACGTGCACCGCGAGCTCGAGGAGAAGATCGCGGCGGTGTTCGGCTTCGAAGCGGCGCTCTCGTACGTCTCGTGCTGGACCGCGAACGAGGGACTCATCCCGACGATCGCGACCGCCGGCAACACGATCATCAGCGACGAGCTGAACCACGCCTCGATCATCGACGGCTGCCGGCTCGCCGGCGCGAAGCGCGCGCGCTACAAGCACGGCGACATGGCGGATCTGGAGCAGAAGCTGCGCGAAGCCGAAGGAACCGCGTTCATCGTGACCGACGGCGTCTTCTCGATGGAAGGCTCGATCGCGAAACTTCCCGAGATCGTCGAGCTCGCGCGCAAGTACGGCGCGGTGACGATCGTCGACGACTCGCACGGCACCGGCGTGATGGGCAGGACCGGGCGCGGCACGATCGAGCACTTCGGGCTTGAGGGCAAGATCGACATCCTCACCGGGACGCTGGGCAAAGCGCTCGGCGGCGCGGCCGGCGGTTTCGTCGCCGGATCGAAAGCGCTGGTCGACACGCTGGTGCAGCGCTCGCGCACGCAGCTGTTCTCGAACGCGCTGCCGGCGACCGTCGCCGCCAGCGCGCTCAAAGCGATCGAGATCCTGGAGTCGCAGCCGCAGCTCGTCGAGCAGCAGCGCGAGAACACGCGCTACTTCCGCGACGGTTTGAAACGGCTCGGCTTCAAGCCGCTCGAGGGGCCGAGCGCGATCGTCCCGATCATCGTCGGCGACACCGCGTTCGCGATCGCGATGAGCGACCGGCTGCTGCAGGAGGGCGTGTTCGTGACCGGGTTCGGCTTCCCGGTCGTCCCCGAAGGGACGGCGCGCGTGCGCGTGCAGATCTCGAGCGCGCTGACTCGCGAAGAGCTCGACCGCGCGCTTGCCGCCTTCGAGAAGATCGGCCGCGCGCTCGGCGTGATCGCGAGTACCGTCACCGCCTAA
- the add gene encoding adenosine deaminase, whose amino-acid sequence MPGLNLAALPKVQLHCHLEGTVRAETFRALAAKYGVDLGERADPARTYALDPLRPFQDFLLLFAKVAETLRAPADFARIARDYALDAAAQGVVYAEIFISPSVWTFFHHDLDVRAAVAAIREALDETGRLLGLEVALIADLTRNFGPERAEQSARDAVALRDLGVIGIGLGGDEPRFPPELYERAYAIARDGGLHCVAHAGEAAGPASVRAAVEVLGAERIGHGVRAVEDPAVVELLAERRIPLEICPTSNALTQAAPKDDTHPLGALDAAGCVVTIDADDPALFGTSLLDEYRFVAETFGEDALVRFARNAIGASFAPPATKARLHAAFERWSRNSAPAGRMI is encoded by the coding sequence GTGCCCGGTCTCAATCTCGCCGCGCTGCCGAAAGTCCAGCTCCACTGCCACCTCGAAGGGACCGTGCGCGCCGAGACCTTTCGCGCGCTCGCGGCCAAGTACGGCGTTGACCTGGGCGAGCGAGCCGATCCGGCGCGCACGTACGCGCTCGACCCGCTGCGGCCGTTTCAAGACTTCCTGCTGCTCTTCGCCAAGGTCGCGGAGACGCTGCGCGCGCCCGCGGACTTCGCGCGGATCGCGCGCGACTACGCGCTCGACGCCGCGGCGCAGGGCGTAGTCTACGCCGAAATCTTCATCTCGCCGTCTGTCTGGACGTTCTTTCACCACGACCTCGACGTGCGGGCCGCCGTGGCCGCGATTCGCGAGGCGCTCGACGAGACCGGGCGCCTGCTCGGCCTTGAGGTGGCGCTGATCGCCGATCTCACCCGCAACTTCGGCCCGGAGCGCGCCGAGCAGTCCGCCCGGGATGCGGTCGCGCTGCGCGACCTGGGCGTGATCGGGATCGGCCTCGGCGGGGACGAGCCGCGCTTCCCGCCGGAGCTCTACGAGCGCGCCTACGCGATCGCGCGCGACGGCGGGCTGCATTGCGTCGCCCACGCCGGCGAGGCGGCCGGGCCGGCGAGCGTCCGGGCGGCGGTCGAGGTGCTGGGCGCCGAGCGGATCGGGCACGGCGTGCGCGCTGTCGAGGACCCGGCCGTCGTGGAGCTGCTGGCGGAGCGGCGGATCCCGCTCGAAATCTGCCCGACTTCTAACGCGCTGACCCAGGCCGCGCCGAAGGACGACACCCATCCGCTCGGCGCGCTGGACGCGGCCGGCTGCGTGGTGACGATCGACGCCGACGATCCGGCGCTGTTCGGGACGTCGCTGCTCGACGAGTACCGCTTCGTCGCCGAGACGTTCGGCGAGGACGCGCTGGTGCGGTTCGCCCGCAACGCGATCGGCGCGTCGTTCGCGCCGCCGGCAACGAAGGCGCGGCTGCACGCGGCGTTCGAGCGCTGGTCCCGGAACTCGGCGCCCGCGGGTCGAATGATCTGA
- a CDS encoding phosphoesterase, which produces MKRYEKLILLAALVAGASGAAPAAPAVPRYDHVVVVVEENKGYSTILERGLAPNLTRLAKEYGSARQMFAEVHPSEGNYVALLGGDTYGINDDDAWYCVPASARPFCSHANAPGYPAHLIDAPNLGTQLRAKGLDWRAYLEDIPQDGSDAIISTGTATRPPALYAAKHTGFTNFKSTIEDPQRAEHLVGFDAWRRDLSAGALPAFSLVIPNQCNEMHGIDANEGNGVPADCADPSGAIARGDRVAAQLVAAIQASPAWASGNTAIVITWDEDGGADRVAGAVHSCCVVDAHNPGGGHIATIVITNHGPRGVSDDTPYDHYSLLRTIEDAFGLDHLRHAGDDAVVPMVPLFGPLVR; this is translated from the coding sequence ATGAAACGTTATGAGAAGCTTATCCTTCTTGCAGCGCTCGTCGCGGGAGCGTCGGGCGCTGCGCCGGCCGCGCCCGCCGTTCCGCGCTACGACCACGTCGTGGTCGTCGTCGAAGAGAACAAGGGCTACAGCACGATCCTCGAGCGCGGACTGGCGCCCAATCTCACCCGCCTGGCCAAGGAGTACGGCTCGGCGAGGCAGATGTTCGCCGAGGTTCATCCGAGCGAGGGAAACTACGTCGCGCTGCTCGGCGGAGACACGTACGGTATCAACGACGACGATGCGTGGTATTGCGTTCCCGCCTCGGCGCGCCCGTTCTGCTCGCATGCCAACGCACCCGGGTACCCGGCACACCTGATCGATGCGCCGAATCTAGGGACGCAACTGCGCGCGAAAGGACTCGACTGGCGCGCGTACCTCGAAGACATCCCGCAAGACGGTTCCGACGCGATCATCTCCACGGGGACCGCGACGCGCCCACCGGCGCTCTACGCCGCGAAGCACACGGGATTCACGAACTTCAAGAGCACGATCGAGGACCCGCAGCGCGCCGAGCATCTGGTTGGCTTCGACGCTTGGCGCCGGGACCTAAGCGCGGGCGCGCTGCCCGCGTTCTCGCTGGTGATTCCGAACCAGTGCAACGAGATGCACGGCATCGACGCGAACGAAGGGAACGGCGTGCCGGCCGATTGCGCCGATCCGAGCGGCGCCATCGCGCGCGGCGACCGCGTCGCCGCACAGCTCGTCGCGGCTATCCAGGCCTCGCCGGCGTGGGCGAGCGGCAACACCGCGATCGTGATCACCTGGGACGAGGACGGCGGTGCCGACCGCGTCGCCGGCGCGGTGCACTCCTGCTGTGTCGTCGACGCCCACAACCCCGGCGGCGGTCACATTGCGACGATCGTGATCACCAATCACGGACCACGCGGTGTGAGCGACGACACACCGTACGACCATTACAGTTTGTTGCGCACGATCGAGGACGCGTTCGGTCTCGATCACTTGCGCCACGCCGGCGACGACGCGGTCGTTCCGATGGTGCCGCTGTTCGGACCGCTCGTCCGCTGA
- a CDS encoding permease, giving the protein MLFAKVGEALLLALGMAWQVGWSLVLGFTLSGAVQALVSKQRMQEVLGRDGVREIALATGFGAASSSCSYAAAAMSKTLFKKGAGFVPSLAFLFSSTNLVLELGIILWVLLGWQFTAAEWVGGLVLIAVMTALVKLTYPKQLIEAARRHVDAATGHDHGSMEAQGGSLAERLRRPETRVAIAQNVAMDASMLWKDLAAGFLIAGALAAFVPDGAWKTFFLHGAAPWLQVAGNALAGPLIAIVSFVCSIGNVPLAAILWSSGLSFGGVLAFIYADLIVLPLLDIYRQYYGARTMLYIFALFFATIVLSALLMDGAFSALHLVPKPNPGARHDLVLFSFNYTFWLNLAFGALAAYLWWLNRHHPMDHHAHAGGDHVPAARVR; this is encoded by the coding sequence ATGCTTTTTGCGAAGGTCGGCGAAGCGCTGCTGCTGGCGCTGGGGATGGCGTGGCAGGTCGGCTGGAGCCTCGTGCTGGGATTCACGCTGTCGGGTGCGGTTCAGGCGCTGGTCTCGAAGCAGCGGATGCAGGAGGTGCTCGGCCGCGACGGCGTGCGCGAGATCGCGCTCGCCACCGGGTTCGGCGCCGCCAGCTCGTCGTGCTCGTACGCGGCGGCGGCGATGAGCAAGACGCTCTTCAAGAAGGGCGCGGGATTCGTTCCGAGCCTGGCGTTCTTGTTTTCCTCGACGAACCTCGTGCTCGAGCTCGGCATCATCCTGTGGGTCCTGCTCGGCTGGCAGTTCACCGCGGCGGAGTGGGTCGGCGGACTCGTTCTGATCGCGGTGATGACCGCGCTGGTGAAGCTCACGTATCCGAAGCAGCTCATCGAAGCGGCGCGGCGGCACGTCGACGCGGCGACCGGCCACGACCACGGTTCGATGGAAGCGCAGGGCGGTTCGCTCGCCGAGCGGCTGCGCCGGCCCGAGACGCGCGTCGCGATCGCGCAGAACGTCGCGATGGACGCCTCGATGCTGTGGAAGGACCTGGCCGCCGGATTCTTGATCGCCGGCGCGCTCGCCGCGTTCGTGCCGGACGGTGCGTGGAAGACGTTCTTTCTGCACGGCGCCGCGCCGTGGCTGCAGGTCGCCGGCAACGCGCTCGCCGGGCCGCTCATCGCGATCGTCTCGTTCGTCTGCTCGATCGGGAACGTGCCGCTGGCGGCGATTCTGTGGAGCAGCGGGCTCTCGTTCGGCGGCGTGCTGGCGTTCATCTACGCGGATCTCATCGTGCTGCCGCTGCTCGACATCTACCGCCAGTACTACGGCGCCCGCACGATGCTGTACATCTTCGCGCTGTTCTTCGCGACGATCGTGCTCTCGGCGCTGCTCATGGACGGCGCCTTCTCGGCGCTGCACCTCGTCCCGAAACCGAACCCCGGCGCGCGGCACGACCTCGTGTTGTTCTCGTTCAACTACACGTTCTGGCTCAACCTTGCGTTCGGCGCGCTGGCCGCGTACCTGTGGTGGCTGAACCGGCACCATCCGATGGATCATCATGCGCACGCGGGCGGCGATCACGTCCCCGCCGCCCGCGTGCGCTAG
- a CDS encoding tetratricopeptide repeat protein: protein MEEDWAGARALIERELELRPDSHWFWNRLALTYYEQFEYARALEFDQRAKALAPDCPLVLWGYAGSLQMLDRPKEAIEVYQEIIDRGIQALATDPCGEGYARACGLFVDSLYRSAQCWRALGDRERARALVEQSLAKRGVGCESIYTDSEIEKFAARLG from the coding sequence TTGGAGGAAGATTGGGCCGGCGCGCGAGCTCTCATCGAGCGCGAGCTGGAGCTGCGTCCCGACAGTCATTGGTTCTGGAACCGTCTGGCGCTCACGTATTACGAACAATTCGAGTACGCTCGCGCGCTCGAGTTCGACCAAAGAGCGAAGGCGCTCGCGCCGGACTGTCCGCTCGTTCTTTGGGGCTACGCGGGGTCGCTGCAGATGCTTGACCGCCCGAAAGAAGCGATTGAGGTCTACCAGGAGATCATCGACCGCGGCATCCAAGCGTTGGCGACGGACCCGTGCGGGGAAGGCTACGCGCGCGCCTGCGGCTTGTTCGTAGACAGCCTTTATCGTTCGGCTCAGTGCTGGCGCGCATTGGGCGACCGGGAGCGCGCCCGGGCTCTCGTCGAGCAAAGTCTCGCGAAACGAGGGGTGGGCTGCGAATCGATCTACACGGACTCCGAAATCGAAAAGTTCGCGGCTCGGCTCGGCTGA
- a CDS encoding metal-dependent transcriptional regulator codes for MPGHTHFDESTEEYLEAVYRLEREGPGVTTSGLAADLGVAPASVSGMLKKLTADGYLTYEARGTAKLTEKGLRVAVRVIRRNRLAEVFLQDVLGMPWDEVHAEACRLEHAISERVEERLVAILGDPKVCPHGHPIPRADLSEPERAVTYLSDAQPGTSVRVVEVVEDVPETLRYLDRIGLRPGASVDVVERGPLGGPITIEAANGRTAISIELARLIAIAPEASPALSA; via the coding sequence ATGCCCGGTCACACCCATTTCGACGAGTCGACCGAGGAGTATCTCGAGGCGGTCTACCGGCTGGAGCGCGAGGGCCCCGGCGTGACGACCTCCGGCCTCGCGGCCGACCTCGGCGTCGCGCCGGCCTCGGTCTCCGGGATGCTCAAAAAGCTCACCGCCGACGGCTACCTGACGTACGAGGCGCGCGGGACGGCGAAGCTCACCGAGAAAGGGCTGCGCGTCGCGGTGCGGGTGATCCGCCGCAACCGGCTGGCCGAAGTGTTTTTGCAAGACGTGCTCGGGATGCCGTGGGACGAAGTCCACGCCGAAGCGTGCCGCCTCGAGCACGCGATCTCCGAGCGCGTCGAGGAACGGCTGGTCGCGATCCTGGGCGATCCGAAAGTCTGCCCGCACGGACACCCGATCCCGCGCGCCGATCTGAGCGAGCCGGAGCGCGCCGTGACGTACCTCTCCGACGCGCAGCCCGGGACGAGCGTGCGCGTCGTCGAGGTCGTCGAGGACGTGCCGGAGACGCTGCGCTATCTCGACCGGATCGGACTGCGTCCCGGCGCGAGCGTCGACGTCGTCGAGCGCGGCCCGCTGGGCGGGCCGATCACGATCGAAGCGGCGAACGGGCGCACCGCGATCTCGATCGAGCTCGCGCGGCTGATCGCGATCGCTCCGGAGGCGAGCCCGGCGCTCAGCGCGTGA
- the tdh gene encoding L-threonine 3-dehydrogenase — MPETMRALRKTAAAPGFTLQHVPVPAIGPSDVLIRVKAVGLCGTDLHIYSWDHWAERRVKPPLTIGHEFMGEVAAVGAAVKAVRAGDRVSAEGHIACGVCSLCRTGQAHICEHVEIIGVDTDGAFADYIRMPESNVWKLDPAIPDSWAAVFDPLGNAVHTVMAADVSVKSVAITGVGSIGLMAIPVARAAGAAKVFAIDVNPQKLELAKRVGADATFSAAQPDLVAEIVRRTGGDGVDVLLEMSGSGQAIDNGLAMVRNGGVAALLGIPSDEVEINLAERIIFKGLTVLGINGRRMFETWYQTQALVTSGRVDLTPIITHELRFEEFDRAFGLMKSGEAAKIVLHLV, encoded by the coding sequence ATTCCGGAGACGATGCGCGCGCTGCGCAAGACCGCCGCCGCGCCGGGGTTCACCCTGCAGCACGTGCCCGTCCCCGCGATCGGGCCGAGCGACGTGCTGATTCGGGTCAAAGCGGTCGGGCTGTGCGGCACGGATCTACACATCTACTCCTGGGACCACTGGGCGGAGCGGCGCGTGAAGCCGCCGCTCACGATCGGCCACGAGTTCATGGGCGAAGTGGCCGCGGTCGGCGCCGCGGTGAAGGCCGTGCGCGCCGGCGACCGCGTCTCGGCGGAGGGGCACATCGCGTGCGGGGTCTGTTCGCTGTGCCGCACCGGACAGGCGCACATCTGCGAGCACGTCGAGATCATCGGAGTCGACACCGACGGCGCGTTCGCCGACTACATTCGCATGCCGGAGTCGAACGTGTGGAAGCTCGACCCGGCGATCCCCGACAGCTGGGCCGCGGTGTTCGACCCGCTGGGCAACGCCGTCCACACCGTGATGGCGGCCGACGTCTCGGTGAAGTCGGTCGCGATCACCGGCGTCGGCTCGATCGGGCTGATGGCGATCCCGGTCGCGCGCGCCGCCGGCGCGGCGAAAGTCTTCGCGATCGACGTGAACCCGCAGAAGCTCGAGCTCGCGAAACGGGTCGGCGCGGACGCGACGTTCTCGGCGGCGCAACCGGATCTCGTCGCGGAGATCGTGCGCCGGACCGGCGGCGACGGGGTCGACGTGCTGCTCGAGATGTCGGGTTCGGGACAGGCGATCGACAACGGGCTCGCGATGGTCCGCAACGGCGGCGTCGCGGCGCTGCTCGGGATTCCGTCCGACGAGGTCGAGATCAACCTCGCCGAACGGATCATCTTCAAAGGGCTGACCGTGCTCGGGATCAACGGCCGCCGGATGTTCGAAACCTGGTACCAGACGCAGGCGCTCGTCACCAGCGGCCGCGTCGATCTGACCCCGATCATCACGCACGAGCTGCGTTTCGAGGAGTTCGACCGCGCGTTCGGCTTGATGAAGTCCGGTGAAGCGGCGAAGATCGTGCTTCACCTCGTCTGA
- a CDS encoding DUF4279 domain-containing protein, with translation MDESDDTEPTADATRVATFSIDVTFSPRTIDPDAISQRLGLAPTWMWRAGERVRNPNGSVRPHPARESRWTLALAYFDRREDELDIWNETDEDLGPRLNERLAAFLEPFLRESSFVREVVTDSTRAQIVLNFPGQFHFGFLVEPVTLSAIAGLNLELGIEIFPDSAGPHVEGDRTAGGPLRIVGNQGSSDA, from the coding sequence GTGGACGAATCGGACGACACAGAACCGACCGCTGACGCTACACGGGTTGCGACGTTCAGTATAGACGTAACGTTTTCACCGCGCACGATAGACCCAGACGCCATATCGCAGCGTCTGGGACTGGCGCCGACATGGATGTGGCGCGCCGGCGAGCGAGTTCGCAATCCGAATGGGTCTGTACGTCCGCATCCCGCGCGCGAGTCGCGCTGGACTCTGGCCCTCGCCTACTTTGACCGCAGAGAGGATGAACTCGATATTTGGAACGAGACTGATGAAGATTTAGGGCCGAGACTCAACGAACGGCTGGCGGCGTTCCTCGAGCCTTTCCTGCGGGAGTCTTCATTTGTCCGCGAAGTGGTGACCGACAGCACCCGGGCACAAATCGTTTTGAACTTCCCAGGCCAGTTCCACTTCGGTTTTCTGGTCGAGCCCGTTACGTTGAGCGCCATCGCCGGGCTGAATCTCGAGTTAGGAATCGAGATCTTTCCGGATTCTGCCGGCCCGCACGTGGAAGGCGACCGCACTGCGGGCGGGCCTCTTCGAATCGTGGGCAATCAAGGGTCGTCGGACGCCTAG
- a CDS encoding trypsin-like peptidase domain-containing protein — MKRRWFEIVAALALMALVPGLSGPASGRTGADGPPSSLVLIAGDLDGTPAYGCGVMVAENRDAVTIVTAAHNLQMRRRVVVTAAGERLRVMAARSVAGHDVALITAERPWRAYAIARVADRPAPGTRVHVWGPVKNEPFTLQDGIVREIDPRVNDLPPGAFAIDCAECGHGDSGSGVFDGDESLLGIVTASYSAGNRRLFVLGEHYLPEVASHPVREGQGQLGGRQAEALR; from the coding sequence ATGAAGCGACGGTGGTTCGAAATCGTGGCGGCGCTCGCACTCATGGCGCTCGTTCCGGGTCTCTCCGGTCCGGCGAGTGGACGCACGGGCGCCGACGGTCCGCCGTCCTCGCTCGTCTTGATCGCCGGCGATCTCGACGGGACGCCGGCCTACGGCTGCGGGGTGATGGTCGCCGAGAACCGCGACGCGGTGACGATCGTCACTGCCGCGCACAATCTTCAGATGAGGCGCCGGGTCGTCGTCACGGCTGCCGGAGAGCGTCTGCGCGTCATGGCGGCGCGCAGCGTCGCCGGCCACGACGTCGCGCTGATAACGGCCGAACGGCCGTGGCGGGCGTACGCGATCGCGCGCGTGGCCGACCGGCCCGCACCCGGCACGCGCGTGCACGTGTGGGGGCCGGTCAAAAACGAGCCGTTCACCCTGCAAGACGGCATCGTTCGCGAGATCGATCCGCGCGTGAACGATCTGCCCCCGGGCGCCTTCGCGATCGACTGCGCCGAGTGCGGTCACGGCGATTCGGGTAGTGGGGTGTTCGACGGCGACGAGAGTCTCCTCGGAATCGTGACAGCCTCCTACTCGGCCGGCAACCGGCGGCTGTTCGTGCTCGGCGAGCACTACTTGCCTGAGGTCGCCTCACATCCGGTGCGAGAGGGTCAGGGTCAGCTGGGCGGGCGCCAAGCCGAAGCGCTCCGCTGA
- a CDS encoding TonB-dependent receptor, with translation MKAIVRAVAALLGAALLFTSNPVLAQSAAASITGQVLDQRTALPVVGAAVVLSHGGTPVARTTTNGDGRYTIPNVQPAVYDLSIAANGYTPAQSAGVAVASGNATVVLNAALIRADTGGSQLQVIGRTAASGHNALAAATTISQDISVENLLRTGQQRVVDQLETLPGLEIKTSSSVGDDTYAAIRGFGPSETQVLLDGHPVGPLGVLPGGNGGFNLADTPTFGLSNVNVTYGSGAQGLYGSDTFGGSIDLQTLNPTQRPHASFQQEIGGFGKLMTGVSATGTVNRLGYAFAAAVAGEYGDFHPGQLFQSARPSNVDARSVNPPGACNNSSGNDVSACNAAVSTYAVSQNVKLTSDVAKLRYNLSPVSALTATAYVGVQWGDSTGNGDNDFLPYSSRLAKIQASPTTCTLPGGAGGYTVTTDPVANTTACYTAQQFAAASSGPDGGGAGRQRSTSMRDYHLRFNTVVAKVHNITVDGFYNNYVYWKDSSIAGGYNAAGQTLGSPLFANFYNTKGFLIADDIIGNRNDFGFGYYVQHQLQTGNTFDNNAFVFRPDPTAFFGEGSAFVRDTYRFSDALSLFANAWIKRSSVTQKTTFDPRVTALYRPTHNDVVRLTYGRSDGAPAPSLKASGVAIANDPGSSLTAVSCNGFNQVTTGGNPALLGESANDFELGYGHRFAGDGSVNVNAYVTAVKNQLFSSSEPLTAFGAGNVVFTGQALQTYISHLNNQCGLNLNSQSVLNYLSVGTTYNAAHALARGIELSGRARINRVAYVDYAYTITSSVQTGLNDFILQNNPTVTNGTQVAGVPLHKATVSLDVAPGPWEFRIDNYYVEFNNNYDRPSYWYSNAFLSRALDRRRNTYVTLGGTNIFNNAVDVFGRIGQGSFTPENPFFSDAPNGLAQYVSGNASAERFGLAPAQLTLTLSHRM, from the coding sequence ATGAAAGCGATCGTACGCGCGGTCGCGGCGCTCCTCGGCGCCGCGCTGCTTTTCACGTCAAACCCCGTTCTTGCGCAAAGTGCTGCGGCGTCGATAACCGGCCAAGTTCTCGATCAGCGCACGGCGCTGCCCGTCGTCGGCGCAGCGGTCGTCCTCAGCCACGGCGGAACGCCGGTCGCGCGAACCACCACCAACGGAGACGGTCGCTACACGATCCCGAACGTGCAGCCCGCGGTCTACGATCTGAGCATCGCGGCGAACGGGTACACGCCGGCGCAGAGCGCCGGCGTCGCGGTCGCGAGCGGCAACGCGACCGTGGTCCTCAACGCGGCGCTCATTCGCGCCGATACCGGCGGCTCGCAGCTGCAAGTGATCGGCCGAACCGCAGCGTCGGGGCACAACGCGCTCGCCGCCGCAACGACGATCAGCCAAGACATCAGCGTCGAAAACCTCTTGCGGACCGGCCAGCAGCGCGTCGTCGATCAGCTCGAAACGCTGCCGGGACTAGAGATCAAAACGAGCTCGTCGGTGGGCGACGACACGTACGCGGCGATCCGCGGCTTCGGCCCTTCCGAAACGCAGGTGCTGCTCGACGGACACCCCGTTGGCCCGCTCGGCGTTCTGCCCGGCGGCAACGGCGGCTTCAACCTTGCCGACACGCCTACATTCGGCCTGAGCAACGTCAACGTGACCTACGGCTCGGGCGCGCAAGGGTTATACGGGAGCGACACGTTCGGCGGCTCGATCGATCTGCAGACGCTCAACCCGACGCAGCGTCCGCACGCGTCGTTCCAGCAGGAGATCGGCGGCTTCGGCAAGCTCATGACGGGCGTCTCCGCGACCGGCACGGTGAACCGGCTCGGATACGCGTTCGCCGCGGCGGTCGCCGGCGAGTACGGCGACTTTCATCCCGGCCAGCTCTTCCAAAGCGCGCGCCCTTCCAACGTCGACGCGCGCTCCGTCAATCCGCCCGGCGCGTGCAACAACTCGAGCGGCAACGACGTCAGCGCGTGCAACGCAGCGGTCTCGACGTACGCCGTCAGCCAGAACGTCAAGCTCACGAGCGACGTCGCCAAGCTGCGCTACAACCTCAGCCCGGTTTCCGCCCTGACCGCGACGGCCTACGTCGGGGTGCAGTGGGGCGACTCGACCGGCAACGGCGACAACGACTTCCTCCCGTACAGCTCGCGCCTGGCGAAGATTCAAGCCTCGCCGACGACGTGCACCCTCCCCGGCGGAGCCGGCGGCTACACCGTCACCACCGATCCGGTCGCGAACACGACCGCGTGCTACACCGCCCAGCAGTTCGCGGCCGCATCTTCGGGACCGGACGGCGGCGGCGCCGGCCGCCAGCGCTCGACCAGCATGCGCGACTACCATCTGCGGTTCAACACGGTCGTCGCGAAGGTTCACAACATCACCGTCGACGGCTTCTACAACAACTACGTCTATTGGAAGGACAGCTCGATCGCCGGCGGCTACAATGCCGCGGGGCAGACGCTCGGCTCGCCGCTGTTCGCGAACTTCTACAACACCAAAGGCTTCCTGATCGCCGACGACATCATCGGCAACCGGAACGACTTCGGCTTCGGCTACTATGTCCAGCACCAGCTGCAGACCGGGAACACGTTCGACAACAACGCCTTCGTCTTCCGGCCGGACCCGACCGCGTTCTTCGGCGAGGGAAGCGCCTTCGTCAGGGACACCTACCGCTTCTCCGACGCGCTCTCGCTGTTTGCGAACGCGTGGATCAAGCGCTCGAGCGTCACCCAAAAAACGACGTTCGACCCGCGCGTGACCGCGCTGTACCGCCCGACCCACAACGACGTCGTCCGGCTCACCTACGGGCGCTCCGACGGCGCCCCGGCGCCCTCGCTCAAAGCGAGCGGCGTCGCGATCGCGAACGATCCCGGATCGTCGCTGACGGCGGTGAGCTGCAACGGCTTCAACCAAGTCACGACCGGCGGCAACCCGGCCTTGCTCGGCGAAAGCGCCAATGACTTCGAGCTCGGCTACGGTCACCGCTTCGCAGGCGACGGCAGCGTGAACGTCAACGCCTACGTCACCGCGGTGAAGAACCAACTCTTCTCCTCCTCGGAGCCGCTCACCGCGTTCGGCGCCGGCAACGTCGTCTTCACCGGTCAGGCGTTGCAGACGTACATCTCGCACCTCAACAACCAGTGCGGCTTGAACCTCAACAGCCAGAGCGTCTTGAACTACCTCTCGGTCGGCACGACGTACAACGCCGCGCACGCCCTCGCCCGGGGTATCGAGCTCAGTGGGCGCGCGCGCATCAACCGGGTCGCTTACGTCGACTATGCGTACACGATCACGTCCTCCGTCCAAACGGGTCTGAACGACTTCATCCTGCAGAACAACCCGACCGTCACGAACGGCACGCAAGTCGCAGGCGTTCCGCTGCACAAGGCGACGGTCTCGCTCGACGTGGCGCCGGGGCCATGGGAGTTCCGGATCGACAACTACTACGTCGAGTTCAACAACAACTACGACCGCCCGTCGTACTGGTACAGCAACGCGTTTCTGAGCCGTGCGCTGGACCGCCGGCGGAACACCTACGTGACGTTGGGCGGCACGAACATCTTCAACAACGCCGTCGACGTCTTCGGCCGGATCGGTCAGGGCTCGTTCACCCCCGAAAACCCGTTCTTCAGCGACGCGCCGAACGGGCTCGCCCAGTACGTGAGCGGCAACGCGTCAGCGGAGCGCTTCGGCTTGGCGCCCGCCCAGCTGACCCTGACCCTCTCGCACCGGATGTGA